A window of the Plasmodium vivax chromosome 12, whole genome shotgun sequence genome harbors these coding sequences:
- a CDS encoding hypothetical protein, conserved (encoded by transcript PVX_083110A) — protein sequence MIILLAAFIIVKINKKSFLISTPIKLFRSKAQVSCVADNPHCLPNTAQDYLLSVRPEEGTDKYVITPAEHSLNTQYNVKKLWIIVKDLPDKSYALHENDIIKLGRFRLKVRQFIDSVDTLNSLKLDDCPSKKCESILDSSNIQCRICLIEGNQENDPLICPCDCKGSIKYAHLMCLRKWINGRLNLNDQLFSGSVFIKDICCELCKTKYPKSIKQNDEQVQLVKIPNLKTPLIVLDNIIGQTSKGVHLISFADKKYLKLGRGHESDVRIPDVSISRYHATIKYEKGLFKLEDHNSKFGTLVALRKAREICPKDTMSLQVGRSVVNFRVDEEIPFKSGTIDIIENKEVIDTNELPPANDKNNANPPQISNPNMEEANRNNFETNHFVDLTNSANPMQNSYSSYRVDNLMSLLNYQNEYRIFGIRNCYNLIDNRNGGQQNGGQQNGGQQNGGQQNGGEQNEGQQTGGQQNVAQMDCAGGNNVPMEESNLHGGESNNNDEMIGQQMGVQMDLPMGVQMDLQMGVQMGVHMGVQMDLQMGVQHGDLGNPGNEEERACNVVHRVQCDGGNNDPSNDSHNGGNNDNNGEDNDEGNDEENDEEHEEDNDGVNSNDEEGDDLHVHEEDDDDDEHGSGTNNTGSSGGNSGGTSGGGSTGGNSNGNEGSGNEHAKKNSNQSSNHSSNHSSNDHNDCNQGQSSNYQGSTVHRVGASAPRGNTKMGSSGGSSGSGNGSGICSYDNVLQNDKRVSNICADRARPNRNEVGAYCANMAVQRAVQNGSPENLNDNCKGAVSVVMSKYDKVSFIPSGSSDDSGNYPNGDNAGDYAKVSIEDNYFFPNESKTPQQVDHCINRGTANDMLTPNTTTSLRKIQDAVMSSGYHSKEPNACAFFQSVYHINGKNDHSVIDVMYGGSDEGVNHNGAYLSEAHLKSKKFPQSASVQSHDKGAVSSGSSSSGSSGMQPSHNLLHEASELSNGPSYNSPMTAFPSFVHLNNCSINFENAMLPKFVGSSSTFAHNLGDNQLSGVMAGDKLNSSGCYHASGSSAGVQDEGPIVKTHPQMHSGSNDPATTSEGKELILKNKTKKGNAQKKNAILDTLDKKNARNKKLKRSVNSTHVETIPQQHVEYSSRNNNFGDPCNDGSVDGGSVQAEGTFHDEQFAVSKYVKKDFLKNGSPSRGTSGQLSFSATLDSASPSGGRHHYYYRKKQPYHEEPLYNEKFYYESAEDYKFGSAKGSYNKRSDLGSAENDRSSNGGSSTHRRGSGSDGNTGGDTQVGSSAGSGSRGSHSNGGKFHLKQYSQSLDHYHGNYSLYNVVNFNDKFSAHRNPSFNHFSTINCVSDKFSYHPRGAVMRSGNIEAGFLLNNYGVGAPPTHFDVPVALYNSCVSGSGVFFVNTEKGVSGGSSGSNCVGSNCIGSNCIGSSCSGTANQQNGIHNGDNGKARSDYPVEAIQNYEEYINECRKGKNGEQAPTDNPTSNVETQLRYDSNSNIAGDYNFHLAKAYREDVLRSGAGKEAFYGVYSYGSGEMIQTPQTIQPNGHPQSSNLLDQSGSTLSMTSMDFFSKKKSLNNEGNLHCSSGSGNKGVDDPHVYTQPRHSYYHAQLHKKINPSVKKNDEKKTSKMNKNQNDRSSDSNIRKVKNGRRLRNKNDRSGDHCDGFQKTSSINSVGSKSALESSTRCDQKGPLHYNNSAYHEDTISIDNISNEHIGFLDTAMNSNHLREEANFTKFQRGEFANLHAAAFMPNDGMYFHMYNGSAISGHPNVTLNIINNHKTLSEDNIYRKEERVV from the exons ATGATTATCCTGCTTGCAGCCTTTATAATA gTTAAGA ttaacaaaaaaagttttttaatttcaacTCCAATAAAACTTTTTCGTTCGAAGGCGCAAGTATCATGTGTGGCTGATAATCCGCACTGCTTGCCCAACACGGCGCAGGACTACCTGTTGTCGGTGCGGCCAGAGGAAG GCACGGACAAGTACGTAATAACGCCCGCGGAGCACTCGCTAAACACCCAGTATAATGTGAAGAAGCTGTGGATCATCGTGAAGGACCTGCCCGACAAGTCATACGCACTACACGAAAATGACATCATAAAACTGGGAAGATTCAGATTGAAGGTGAGGCAATTTATCGATTCCGTGGATACATTAAACTCGTTAAAGTTAGACGACTGCCCCTCGAAGAAATGCGAATCAATTTTAGACTCCTCAAATATTCAGTGTAGAATTTGTTTGATAGAAGGCAACCAAGAAAATGACCCCCTGATATGCCCATGTGATTGCAAAGGGTCCATAAAATATGCCCACCTCATGTGCTTAAGAAAATGGATAAACGGCAGACTAAATCTCAACGATCAATTATTTTCCGGTTCAGTTTTCATCAAAGATATATGTTGCGAATTGTGCAAAACCAAGTACCCAAAAAGcattaaacaaaatgatgagCAAGTACAGCTAGTGAAGATTCCCAATTTGAAGACACCACTAATTGTATTGGACAACATCATAGGGCAGACCAGCAAGGGAGTGCATCTAATCAGTTTTGCAGATAAGAAGTATCTCAAGTTAGGAAGGGGACACGAATCAGATGTAAGAATTCCAGATGTCTCCATTTCGAGATACCACGCTACtattaaatatgaaaagggaTTATTCAAATTGGAAGACCACAACTCTAAATTTGGGACGTTAGTAGCTTTGAGGAAAGCAAGAGAAATCTGCCCCAAAGATACCATGTCACTCCAGGTAGGTAGAAGCGTTGTCAATTTTCGAGTCGATGAAGAAATTCCCTTTAAAAGTGGAACGATCGATATTATTGAAAATAAGGAAGTAATAGATACGAATGAATTACCTCCGgcaaatgataaaaataatgccaACCCACCACAAATTAGTAACCCTAATATGGAGGAAGCGAACAGAAATAATTTTGAGACTAACCATTTTGTAGACCTCACCAACTCTGCCAACCCCATGCAGAATTCCTATTCATCCTATAGAGTGGACAATTTGATGTCCCTACTGAATTATCAAAATGAGTATCGAATTTTCGGCATCAGAAATTGCTACAATTTGATTGACAACAGGAATGGGGgccaacaaaatgggggccaacaaaatgggggccaacaaaatgggggtcagcaaaatgggggcgaACAAAACGAGGGTCAACAAACTGGGGGACAGCAAAATGTGGCTCAGATGGACTGCGCCGGGGGGAATAACGTCCCCATGGAGGAGAGCAACCTTCACGGAGGAGAGAGCAATAACAATGATGAGATGATTGGTCAGCAGATGGGCGTACAAATGGACTTACCCATGGGTGTACAGATGGATCTACAAATGGGTGTACAGATGGGCGTTCATATGGGCGTACAAATGGACCTGCAGATGGGGGTACAGCATGGCGACCTGGGCAACCCTGGCAATGAGGAGGAGAGGGCCTGCAACGTAGTCCATAGGGTGCAGTGCGACGGGGGCAACAACGACCCCAGTAATGACAGCCACAACGGGGGTAATAATGACAATAATGGAGAAGACAATGATGAGGGAAATGACGAAGAGAATGACGAAGAGCATGAAGAAGACAATGACGGTGTGAACAGTAACGATGAAGAGGGAGACGACCTGCACGTGcatgaggaggacgacgacgatgatgagcACGGAAGCGGCACGAACAACACCGGAAGCAGCGGGGGGAACAGTGGCGGCACCAGCGGAGGGGGATCCACCGGCGGAAACAGTAACGGAAATGAAGGAAGCGGAAACGAACatgcaaagaaaaacagcAACCAGAGTAGCAACCACAGCAGCAACCATAGCAGCAACGATCACAATGATTGCAACCAAGGCCAAAGTAGTAACTACCAGGGGAGCACCGTCCACCGAGTAGGAGCCAGCGCCCCCAGGGGCAACACCAAAATGGGTAGCAGTGGCGGTAGCAGTGGTAGTGGCAATGGAAGTGGCATTTGCAGTTATGATAACGTTCTACAAAATGACAAACGCGTGAGCAACATCTGTGCCGACCGAGCCAGACCCAACAGAAATGAAGTCGGCGCGTACTGCGCGAACATGGCTGTGCAGAGAGCCGTCCAAAACGGAAGCCCTGAGAATCTCAACGACAATTGCAAAGGCGCCGTATCGGTAGTGATGAGTAAATACGACAAGGTAAGTTTCATCCCCAGTGGTAGCAGCGACGATAGCGGCAACTACCCGAACGGAGACAACGCGGGGGATTACGCAAAGGTAAGTATCGAAGATAACTACTTCTTCCCCAACGAGTCGAAGACCCCCCAACAGGTGGACCACTGCATAAACAGGGGAACCGCCAATGACATGCTCACGCCCAACACCACCACAAGTTTGAGGAAAATTCAAGACGCAGTAATGAGCAGCGGCTACCATAGTAAGGAACCTAATGCGTGTGCCTTTTTCCAGTCGGTCTATCACATCAACGGTAAGAACGATCACAGTGTTATCGACGTTATGTATGGCGGTTCCGACGAGGGGGTAAACCATAACGGCGCGTATCTCAGCGAAGCTCatttgaaaagtaaaaaatttcctcaGAGCGCGTCCGTCCAGAGTCACGACAAGGGGGCAGTCAGTAGTGgtagcagcagcagcggtaGTAGTGGTATGCAGCCGTCCCATAATTTGTTACACGAAGCAAGCGAACTGAGTAACGGCCCTAGTTATAATTCCCCCATGACCGCTTTCCCTAGCTTTGTCCACTTGAACAACTGCTCTATCAATTTTGAAAACGCCATGTTGCCTAAGTTCGTTGGGAGCTCCTCTACCTTTGCTCATAACCTGGGTGACAATCAGCTGAGTGGTGTTATGGCTGGTGATAAGTTAAACAGCAGTGGGTGTTACCACGCTAGTGGTAGCTCTGCCGGAGTGCAGGACGAGGGACCCATCGTAAAGACCCACCCGCAGATGCACAGCGGCAGCAACGATCCAGCCACCACCTCCGAAGGAAAAGAGCTTAtcctgaaaaataaaacgaaaaaaggaaatgcgcagaagaaaaatgctATCCTAGATACCctagacaaaaaaaatgcacgtaATAAGAAGTTGAAAAGGTCGGTAAATAGCACCCACGTGGAGACCATTCCACAGCAGCATGTGGAATATAGCAGTAGGAATAACAATTTCGGGGACCCATGCAATGATGGGAGTGTAGACGGAGGGAGCGTCCAGGCGGAAGGCACTTTCCATGACGAACAATTCGCCGTGTcaaaatatgtgaaaaaagactttttgaaaaatggctCACCGTCTCGGGGCACCTCTGGGCAACTGTCATTCAGCGCAACTTTGGACTCCGCTTCCCCCAGCGGGGGGAGGCACCATTACTACTACAGGAAGAAACAGCCTTACCATGAGGAGCCCCTTTATAACGAAAAGTTTTACTACGAGAGCGCGGAAGATTACAAGTTCGGCAGTGCCAAGGGAAGTTACAACAAGAGGAGCGATCTGGGCAGTGCGGAGAACGACCGAAGCAGCAACGGGGGCAGTTCCACTCACAGGAGAGGCAGCGGTAGCGACGGGAACACCGGGGGCGACACCCAGGTTGGAAGCAGCGCAGGTAGCGGCAGCAGAGGTAGCCACAGCAACGGGGGCAAGTTCCACCTGAAGCAGTACTCCCAAAGCCTCGACCACTATCACGGCAATTACAGCCTCTACAACGTGGTCAATTTTAATGACAAATTTAGTGCCCATAGGAACCCCTCCTTTAACCACTTCAGCACAATCAACTGCGTAAGTGACAAATTCAGCTACCACCCCCGGGGTGCGGTCATGCGAAGTGGAAATATCGAGGCgggttttcttttaaataactACGGCGTGGGTGCACCTCCCACCCACTTTGACGTGCCCGTAGCGTTGTACAACAGCTGTGTGAGTGGCTCCGGCGTCTTCTTTGTCAACACCGAGAAGGGAGTGAGCGGCGGCAGTAGTGGAAGTAACTGCGTTGGAAGCAACTGCATTGGAAGCAACTGCATTGGAAGCAGCTGCAGTGGCACCGCCAACCAACAGAATGGCATCCATAACGGGGATAACGGCAAAGCACGAAGTGACTACCCTGTTGAGGCTATCCAGAATTATGAGGAATACATCAATGAGTGtcgaaaggggaaaaacggaGAACAAGCCCCAACCGATAATCCCACCAGCAACGTCGAAACGCAGTTGCGTTATGATAGTAATAGTAACATCGCGGGGGATTATAACTTCCATTTGGCAAAGGCCTACAGGGAGGATGTTCTCCGAAGCGGCGCGGGAAAGGAAGCCTTCTACGGGGTGTACAGCTACGGGTCAGGTGAAATGATCCAAACGCCCCAAACGATTCAGCCGAATGGTCACCCACAGAGTAGTAACCTTTTAGACCAAAGCGGCAGCACCCTTTCTATGACAAGCATGGATTTCTtttcgaagaaaaaaagcctCAACAATGAAGGCAATCTTCACTGCAGTAGTGGGAGCGGCAATAAGGGTGTAGACGACCCGCACGTGTATACACAGCCGAGACACTCATACTACCACGCCCAGCTACATAAGAAGATCAACccaagtgttaaaaaaaatgacgaaaagaAGAccagcaaaatgaacaaaaatcaaaatgacAGATCGAGTGATAGTAACATCaggaaggtgaaaaatggaagaagactgaggaacaaaaatgacaGAAGTGGTGACCACTGCGATGGGTTTCAAAAAACGTCAAGCATAAACAGTGTAGGGTCGAAGAGCGCCCTTGAAAGTAGCACACGGTGTGACCAGAAAGGGCCACTCCATTACAATAATAGTGCCTACCACGAGGATACCATTTCGATTGATAACATCTCCAATGAGCATATAGGATTTCTGGACACTGCCATGAATAGCAATCATCTTCGGGAGGAGGCAAACTTTACCAAATTTCAGAGAGGAGAATTTGCCAACTTGCACGCAGCCGCGTTCATGCCAAATGACGGGATGTACTTTCACATGTACAATGGAAGCGCCATTTCGGGGCACCCCAATGTAACCCTAAACATTATCA aTAATCATAAGACCCTGAGTGAGGATAACATCTACCGGAAGGAAGAACGGGTGGTGTGA
- a CDS encoding hypothetical protein, conserved (encoded by transcript PVX_083105A) codes for MKRTVLLALAILALLNQAFLVKGASVLGIDFGNEYIKVSIVSPGKGFNILLNNQSKRKITNAISFGSKVRTFDEEAKIYSAKHPHLTIQNGNNYLAYNIFDALKNKENFNVENYDESNEAFYADVNNYQFHQGDDATSKYFDYDYVVDHKRGTISLKLKNDMVLSSEEITANILGYIKKLAYNHLNVDYKTKRAINVHIGCVVSIPCNYPQRKKEALLNATKIAGLELLGLVNGVTAAAIHNVHDLPLNTTKLTMYLDVGSKNINVGIATISHVEIDKVRTRSVQVYACEVIENKSGNQIDVMLAEHLRKKFEEKHNLSIYDDRKAMRKLVLAANKAKLLLSAKKSTDVFIESLFKNKSLAETVTRQEFEDLIEEVILNFKVPINNALKKASFELKDIEALELIGSAWRVPKVLNEITAFFNPLTVGMHLNSDEAVTMGSLYIAAYNSANFRLKDLNYTDILSNEYHIVVRNGEENQSSDDQNKPKEIIAYNSRYPLTKSVILKYRENVKFSILENGKALNEYVVNPTDEATKKKYEKLDSPKMSLKFQLDKFGILTLENVSLIYEEEKEVEASAEAADGQAKKENANEETSEEAAAEVNLDASAAEESTDKGATEKEATKTDGKKTQVMKHSVQMTYQVKNIKPAPLTNEEVNAKKDILKKMDDHDINIFLKSERKNKLESFIYESRSKMKQDIFKQVCKEDIRTGYLNKLEEYEEWLYTENDEPLENVSNKIRELEDVYLPIKERAEELQVREKLIKDTNAKIVEMQQKVIDYTAAKPWAEETIKVVRDSLEKAIEWWKNAQEEQKKLDNYSAPFFKAKEVDMKFKSIHLLIKSLEKIKKPSEKKEKKGDENASSGAEDKKNDANDEQQGKNGSQDGNSNENKGSADGSGDAGASQDENGQQGGESGANPNEPSDGNNESQEKDEL; via the coding sequence atgaagaggacgGTGCTGCTGGCGCTTGCCATCCTGGCCCTGCTGAACCAGGCATTCCTGGTAAAAGGCGCATCCGTTCTGGGCATCGATTTCGGAAACGAATACATAAAGGTATCCATAGTGTCGCCCGGAAAAGGTTTCAACATTCTGCTGAACAACCAGAGTAAgcgaaaaataacaaatgcaATTTCGTTCGGCAGCAAAGTGAGGACCTTCGACGAGGAAGCCAAAATATACAGCGCAAAGCATCCACACCTAACGatccaaaatgggaacaacTATTTAGCGTATAACATATTCGACGcattgaaaaataaagaaaattttaacgtGGAAAATTATGATGAAAGTAATGAAGCTTTCTACGCAGATGTGAATAATTACCAATTTCACCAGGGGGATGATGCCACGAGTAAATACTTTGACTATGATTATGTTGTGGACCACAAGAGAGGAACCATCAGTTTGAAACTGAAGAATGATATGGTTCTTTCTTCTGAAGAAATTACTGCAAATATTTTGGGCTACATAAAGAAGCTGGCGTATAACCATCTAAATGTAGATTACAAAACGAAGAGGGCGATCAATGTACATATCGGCTGTGTGGTATCCATTCCGTGTAATTACCcacagaggaagaaggaggcTCTTCTGAACGCAACCAAAATAGCAGGGCTAGAATTACTAGGGTTAGTGAATGGGGTCACAGCTGCTGCTATACATAATGTACACGACCTTCCGTTGAACACCACCAAGCTAACCATGTATTTGGATGtaggaagcaaaaatattaatgtGGGGATCGCAACGATTAGCCATGTGGAAATTGACAAAGTGAGGACGAGAAGCGTTCAAGTCTATGCATGTGAAGTGATAGAAAATAAATCAGGGAATCAAATTGATGTGATGCTAGCTGAACATTTGAGGAagaaatttgaagaaaaacataacTTATCCATTTATGACGATAGAAAAGCCATGAGAAAATTAGTCCTCGCCGCGAATAAGGCAAAACTGCTGCTAAGTGCGAAGAAGTCTACCGATGTGTTTATAGAAAGTTTGTTCAAAAATAAGAGCTTGGCCGAAACAGTCACTAGGCAAGAATTCGAAGACCTTATTGAAGAGGTGATTCTAAATTTTAAAGTCCCAATTAATAATGCCCTTAAGAAAGCCTCCTTCGAGTTGAAAGATATTGAAGCTTTAGAATTGATTGGCTCTGCATGGAGAGTCCCCAAAGTGCTAAATGAAATCACCGccttttttaaccccctAACTGTTGGTATGCACCTCAATAGTGACGAAGCAGTCACCATGGGAAGCCTCTACATTGCCGCTTACAACAGTGCAAATTTCCGTTTGAAAGATTTGAACTATACAGATATTTTGTCAAATGAATACCACATAGTCGTTCGAAATGGTGAGGAAAACCAAAGCTCGGATGATCAAAACAAGCCCAAGGAAATTATTGCCTATAACTCCAGATACCCCCTTACCAAAAGCgtcatattaaaatatagggaaaatgtaaaattttccattttggaaaatggGAAGGCACTGAATGAATATGTCGTCAACCCTACTGATGAGGCGACCAAGAAGAAGTACGAAAAGTTAGACTCTCCCAAAATGAGCCTCAAATTTCAGCTGGATAAATTTGGAATTTTGACCCTGGAAAATGTCTCCCTGATTtatgaggaggagaaggaggtgGAGGCCAGCGCGGAGGCGGCCGATGGGCAGGCGAAGAAGGAAAACGCCAATGAGGAAACGAGTGAAGAGGCAGCTGCGGAGGTGAACCTGGATGCTAGTGCGGCGGAGGAATCTACCGATAAAGGCGCGACGGAGAAAGAGGCCACCAAAacggatggaaaaaaaacccaagTGATGAAACACTCAGTGCAGATGACCTACCAAGTGAAAAACATTAAACCGGCCCCCCTGACCAACGAAGAAGTGAATGCCAAAAAGGACATCTTAAAGAAGATGGACGATCACGATATTAACATCTTCCTCAAATCGGAGAGAAAGAACAAACTCGAATCTTTCATTTACGAGTCTAGAAGTAAAATGAAGCAGGACATATTCAAGCAGGTGTGCAAAGAAGATATCCGCACCGGGTACCTAAACAAATTGGAGGAATATGAAGAGTGGCTTTACACTGAAAATGACGAACCGCTAGAAAATGTAAGCAACAAAATAAGGGAGCTGGAAGATGTCTATTTGCCTATTAAAGAAAGAGCGGAAGAATTACAGGTGAGGGAAAAGCTAATCAAGGACACGAACGCGAAAATTGTGGAAATGCAACAAAAAGTGATTGACTATACAGCGGCCAAACCATGGGCGGAAGAAACCATTAAAGTGGTGAGAGATTCTTTGGAGAAAGCAATAGAGTGGTGGAAGAACGCacaggaagaacaaaaaaaattagataatTACTCcgccccattttttaaagccaAAGAGGTAGATATGAAATTTAAGTCAATCCATTTGCTAATCAAAAGtttggagaaaattaaaaagccCTCcgaaaagaaagagaaaaaaggggacgaaAATGCTTCATCCGGCGcggaggataaaaaaaacgatgcAAATGATGAGCAGCAAGGCAAGAATGGATCACAGGATGGCAACTCAAATGAGAACAAGGGAAGTGCCGACGGAAGCGGCGACGCGGGAGCTTCCCAAGATGAAAATGGCCAGCAGGGCGGCGAATCGGGTGCAAACCCAAACGAGCCCTCAGACGGGAATAATGAGTCCCAGGAGAAGGACGAATTGTAA
- a CDS encoding hypothetical protein, conserved (encoded by transcript PVX_083100A): MGEGHSKNTLNYGCLSEEDVEKIRKKFNLNKKEINERVRTLDFIYVYPHILRPYIALVLPSFHEVLRKTNRKNENRMNNYGVNYALNILFNKNSKKMNNEISLQDIINILSYIRTVKTRVLVRILFRTFLKYTISKSNNRSVNSNSQSSKLKNVEENEEGDNENGMERVSLKEDDSKSETKGDNPPPCAFKSGRGKEPSEGICTNEDVTHEEEGVDQDGEGDPQGGGTSYMGNNLPNEENDADSDADDGDTPGEGDPGGRDRNSFEFVFSDSNVNIINKNKKKERNYKFIKDNIFFLDKHKLKNQYPRNYIMKDLISVEEAMHHLFTYMYIEQLYILCSNNILFKRTNRNPTPEQKKNGFLKHSATSAYDDTAAMNRKNSWDMAYFFNELFYSLEANLDFRNIITGFRLFVNSIDNNKHSIYSLAIEYISSTFTVLSGNYASATFKHFMESESVLSGEAGGKGGAPNGANGANGAAGAAEPHDDKREDEFENLNDMCINSIELIHTIYTNMKKSEIKKKKEKSEQDEKRSKLIEDKYEKSSSIVEIQNATNGWRGLFLNKTSKILTDEIVFTLRQCSPCFMNNAWFRLYASWKQGTSFNRFISSLFYYESPVVIVIKTKDNQILGAVCTTPLKDSHLFQGSSNDFLFSAHPVFRIIRSNQFGTNYVYLNSKNSFYPKGLGFGGRTECFRLFLSDEFKDSYCTQSDYTYKSGHLYFPHHQRERRASRNGNNKESSNNNAASPSGSNSRNVGYTHPAYEDEDEDDDDDDIADRFLYKLAINEVEAWGCGDERALEQQAIMQQKEEASKQERSTDKSKIVQNSFDKEFLLPKVFVGGKYEELSPDK, from the coding sequence ATGGGGGAGGGACACTCAAAGAACACCCTGAACTACGGCTGCCTGAGCGAGGAAGATGTAGAAAAAATACGAAAGAAATTTAACctaaacaaaaaggaaataaacgAGCGGGTCAGAACTCTGGATTTTATATACGTGTACCCTCACATCTTAAGACCCTACATTGCGCTTGTACTTCCCTCCTTCCATGAGGTGTTGAGAAAAACAAacaggaaaaatgaaaacagaATGAATAATTATGGCGTGAATTATGCCCTTAATATCCTTTTCAACAAAAacagtaaaaaaatgaacaatgAAATATCCCTGCAggatattataaatatactgTCCTATATTCGTACCGTTAAAACGAGAGTCCTTGTGAGGATTTTATTTAggacctttttaaaatacacaATATCGAAGAGCAACAATCGGAGTGTTAATAGCAATAGTCAGTCGAGCAAGTTGAAAAATGTCGAAGAGAACGAAGAGGGAGATAATGAAAACGGCATGGAGAGGGTCTCCCTTAAGGAGGATGATAGTAAGAGTGAAACAAAAGGGGAtaacccccccccttgcgcTTTTAAAAgtggaagggggaaagaacCCAGTGAGGGAATCTGCACAAATGAGGATGTGACCCATGAGGAAGAGGGGGTAGACCAAGATGGGGAGGGAGATCCCCAAGGAGGGGGTACCTCCTACATGGGGAATAATCtcccaaatgaggaaaatgaTGCTGATTCGGATGCCGATGATGGGGATACCCCTGGGGAGGGAGACCCAGGGGGGAGAGACAGAAACTCCTTCGAGTTCGTCTTCTCAGATTCAAATGtgaacataataaataaaaataaaaaaaaagaaagaaattacaaatttattaaagacaatatattttttctggaCAAACATAAACTAAAAAATCAGTACCCAAGAAACTACATCATGAAGGATTTGATATCCGTGGAGGAAGCCATGCACCACCTGTTCACCTACATGTATATTGAGCAACTCTACATACTGTGCTCAAATAACATTCTTTTTAAGCGAACAAATAGGAACCCCACacctgaacaaaaaaaaaacggcttCTTAAAACACTCGGCAACGAGTGCCTATGATGATACAGCAGCGATGAATCGAAAAAACAGTTGGGATATGGCCTACTTCTTTAACGAACTGTTTTATTCTCTCGAAGCTAATTTAGACTTCCGAAATATTATCACCGGGTTTAGGCTTTTCGTAAACTCGATCGATAATAACAAGCACTCCATATATTCGCTCGCCATTGAGTACATCAGCTCGACGTTCACCGTTTTGAGTGGAAACTATGCCAGCGCGACGTTTAAGCATTTTATGGAGAGCGAAAGTGTCCTATCGGGCGAGGccggggggaaggggggcgCACCAAACGGGGCCAACGGGGCAAACGGAGCAGCCGGGGCAGCCGAACCACATGACGACAAACGAGAAGACGAATTCGAAAACTTGAACGACATGTGCATCAACAGCATAGAACTGATACACACGATATACACCAACATGAAAAAgagcgaaataaaaaaaaaaaaagaaaaaagtgagcaggatgaaaaaagaagcaagCTCATTGAGGACAAGTACGAAAAGTCATCTTCCATAGTGGAAATTCAAAATGCAACAAACGGATGGAGaggattatttttaaacaaaacaagtaaaatattaacagACGAAATCGTTTTCACCTTGCGACAGTGCTCCCCTTGCTTCATGAACAACGCATGGTTTAGACTCTATGCCTCATGGAAACAAGGCACAAGCTTCAACCGATTTATTAGTTCCCTTTTCTATTACGAATCCCCAGTAGTTATCGTTATCAAGACAAAGGATAATCAAATTTTGGGAGCTGTCTGTACTACCCCCTTGAAAGATTCTCACCTCTTCCAGGGGTCATCTAACGATTTCTTATTTTCTGCTCATCCCGTTTTTAGAATTATAAGGTCCAACCAGTTTGGCACAAATTACGTCTACTTAAATAGCAAAAATTCGTTTTATCCTAAGGGACTAGGGTTTGGAGGAAGAACCGAGTGCTTCCGACTATTTCTGAGTGACGAATTTAAGGACTCCTACTGTACGCAGTCCGATTACACATATAAAAGTGGCCACCTGTATTTTCCCCACCACCAGAGGGAGAGGCGTGCCAGTCGAAACGGCAATAATAAGGAGAGTAGTAACAACAATGCTGCCTCCCCCAGTGGTAGCAATTCTCGAAATGTGGGTTACACACATCCGGCGTATGAAGACGAGGatgaagatgatgatgatgatgatatCGCGGACAGATTCCTTTACAAGCTGGCCATCAATGAGGTGGAAGCTTGGGGATGCGGTGATGAGAGGGCACTCGAACAACAGGCCATCATgcagcagaaggaggaggcCTCTAAACAGGAGAGGTCCACTGATAAGTCCAAAATTGTGCAGAACAGTTTCGACAAGGAGTTTCTGCTGCCCAAGGTATTCGTTGGCGGGAAGTACGAGGAGCTGTCCCCCGATAAGTAG